A single genomic interval of Granulicella tundricola MP5ACTX9 harbors:
- a CDS encoding aldo/keto reductase has protein sequence MEIRRLGNSGLRVPALSFGTATFGGQGDFFKAWGATDTDGASRLIDVCLDHGVSMFDSSDGYSAGLAETILGKAIAGKRNNLLISTKVTFPTGPGLNDYGSSRQHLVEAVNASLSRLGTDHIDLLQLHGQDYNTPVDETLSTLDELVRSGKVRYIGASNFSGWHLMKSVMTSSQYGYPRHVAHQVYYSLLNRDYEWELMPLGQDQGIGAVIWSPLGWGKLTGKIRRDQPAKPGTRAHDIAGTGPKYEEERLYRIVDALLALTEQTGKTVPQIALNWLLQKRTVATVVIGARNEEQLIENIGAVGWTLSAEQIATLDAASDAPAAYPVWHQRGFPVLNEHSTTNRN, from the coding sequence GTGGAAATCAGAAGATTAGGTAATTCAGGACTACGTGTTCCAGCATTGAGCTTCGGCACCGCCACATTCGGCGGACAAGGGGATTTCTTCAAGGCCTGGGGAGCGACCGATACCGACGGCGCAAGCCGCCTGATCGACGTTTGCCTCGATCACGGCGTATCCATGTTCGACAGCTCAGACGGCTACTCAGCCGGTCTCGCAGAGACGATCCTCGGTAAGGCCATCGCAGGCAAGCGTAACAACCTCCTCATCTCGACCAAGGTCACCTTTCCAACGGGTCCAGGCCTGAACGACTACGGCTCCTCCCGTCAGCACTTGGTCGAAGCGGTGAACGCGTCGTTGAGCCGCCTGGGCACTGACCACATCGATCTGCTGCAACTCCACGGACAGGACTACAACACTCCAGTAGACGAGACACTTTCAACCTTGGATGAGCTCGTTCGTTCCGGCAAGGTGCGTTACATCGGTGCGTCCAACTTCTCGGGCTGGCATCTGATGAAGTCCGTCATGACCTCGTCACAGTATGGCTATCCCCGACACGTCGCGCATCAGGTCTACTACTCCTTGCTGAACCGGGACTACGAGTGGGAATTGATGCCGCTCGGGCAGGATCAGGGCATCGGTGCAGTGATTTGGAGCCCGCTCGGCTGGGGCAAACTAACTGGTAAGATCCGCCGCGATCAACCGGCGAAGCCCGGAACGCGCGCCCATGACATCGCGGGTACAGGTCCGAAGTACGAAGAGGAGCGACTCTATCGCATCGTGGATGCCCTGCTCGCGTTAACCGAACAAACAGGAAAGACAGTTCCGCAGATCGCTCTCAACTGGCTTCTTCAGAAGCGCACGGTCGCGACCGTCGTGATCGGTGCCCGCAATGAAGAGCAGCTCATTGAGAACATCGGCGCTGTCGGCTGGACTCTTTCCGCGGAACAGATCGCGACACTGGATGCTGCCAGCGATGCCCCCGCGGCATACCCGGTCTGGCATCAGCGCGGCTTCCCTGTGCTGAATGAACACTCCACCACCAACCGCAACTAA
- a CDS encoding SDR family NAD(P)-dependent oxidoreductase, with product MNRFDGKVVIVTGAGSGIGAATAKRFLAEGALVVLNGRRKDKLSETAEGFDDGRVLLHSGDIADEGYVKQLIEATVAKFGKIDVLVNNAGVSAFGPILDSTTEQWRKVMSIDVDGVYFAIRAALPHLLKTRGNIVNVSSVSGLGGDWGGSIYNTAKGAVSNLTRALALELGSQGVRVNAVNPSLTSTEMTAEFEKNDKLIAKFTDRLPIGRGARPEEVASVIAFLASEDASFVNGVNLPVDGGVTASNGQPNMTGLV from the coding sequence ATGAATCGTTTTGATGGAAAAGTAGTAATCGTGACGGGAGCAGGATCGGGAATTGGAGCGGCCACAGCCAAGCGTTTTCTCGCGGAGGGAGCATTGGTCGTGCTCAACGGGCGACGCAAGGACAAGCTCAGCGAAACAGCGGAGGGCTTTGATGATGGCCGGGTGTTGCTGCACAGCGGAGACATTGCGGATGAGGGCTATGTCAAGCAGTTGATCGAAGCCACCGTCGCAAAGTTCGGCAAGATCGATGTGCTCGTCAACAATGCAGGCGTATCTGCCTTCGGTCCGATCCTGGACAGCACGACGGAGCAATGGCGCAAGGTCATGAGCATCGATGTCGATGGGGTGTACTTTGCTATCCGCGCCGCACTACCGCATTTGCTGAAGACCAGGGGCAACATCGTCAACGTCTCGTCTGTCTCAGGTCTGGGTGGCGATTGGGGAGGCAGCATCTACAACACAGCCAAGGGTGCCGTCTCGAATCTCACCCGCGCTCTGGCCCTGGAACTAGGCTCGCAGGGCGTTCGAGTGAATGCCGTGAATCCCAGCCTCACCTCGACCGAAATGACCGCCGAGTTCGAGAAGAACGATAAGCTCATCGCAAAGTTCACGGATCGTCTCCCCATCGGACGAGGTGCCCGGCCGGAGGAAGTCGCGAGTGTCATCGCCTTCCTCGCAAGCGAGGATGCCTCGTTCGTCAATGGCGTCAACCTGCCCGTAGACGGCGGCGTCACCGCTTCCAACGGCCAACCAAACATGACCGGACTGGTTTAG
- a CDS encoding fumarylacetoacetate hydrolase family protein has translation MTHSTDIHQDVASLNARLANIQTKSGYALGLETEEGVLDLTATGAALGMSAPRDMDDLLQHGLGEQVRRIRDAVADRPETAVLIKLQDVIFAPLVTRPEKIICVGFNYEKHAEETGTPIPKAPPLFAKFSNALNHHNGVVTLPTRVDSHFDYETELVIVFGRRCRDVKEEEALDYVAGYSIGNDVSARTLQQQTTQITAGKISDGFAPVGPWLVTRDRIADPNNLRLQTFFNGERRQDWTTSDMIFDCRKLISYITGIMTIQPGDILFTGTPQGVILGEKIPAMLRRWVKPGDEVISTIEGLGELRVTYE, from the coding sequence ATGACTCACAGCACTGACATTCATCAGGATGTGGCATCCCTGAACGCAAGACTTGCAAACATTCAGACAAAGAGCGGTTATGCACTGGGTCTGGAGACTGAGGAAGGCGTGCTCGACCTAACTGCTACAGGTGCCGCACTCGGGATGTCAGCCCCGCGGGATATGGACGACCTTCTTCAACATGGCTTGGGGGAGCAGGTCCGTCGCATCCGGGATGCGGTCGCGGACAGACCTGAAACTGCGGTGCTGATTAAACTGCAGGACGTCATCTTCGCCCCTTTGGTCACGCGACCCGAGAAGATCATCTGCGTGGGTTTCAACTACGAGAAGCATGCCGAGGAAACCGGCACCCCAATCCCGAAGGCTCCACCACTCTTCGCCAAGTTCAGCAACGCACTCAACCACCATAACGGTGTGGTGACTCTACCCACCCGTGTTGACAGTCACTTCGATTACGAGACGGAACTCGTCATCGTCTTCGGTCGGCGTTGCCGTGACGTCAAGGAAGAGGAAGCTCTGGACTACGTGGCTGGCTACTCGATCGGCAACGACGTGAGTGCCCGCACGCTTCAGCAACAGACGACGCAGATCACCGCTGGCAAGATCTCGGACGGCTTCGCTCCGGTTGGCCCTTGGCTCGTAACCCGGGACCGCATAGCCGATCCGAACAATCTCCGCCTGCAAACTTTCTTCAACGGAGAGCGACGCCAGGATTGGACGACGAGCGACATGATCTTCGATTGCCGAAAACTCATCAGCTACATCACAGGCATCATGACGATCCAACCAGGCGACATTCTTTTCACAGGCACGCCGCAGGGAGTGATCCTCGGAGAAAAAATACCTGCGATGCTACGCCGTTGGGTTAAACCGGGTGACGAGGTGATCTCCACCATCGAAGGTCTGGGCGAACTCCGCGTCACCTATGAGTAG
- a CDS encoding MBOAT family O-acyltransferase, with amino-acid sequence MLFNSFPFLFIFLPIALLGYQIAGRLHRRGVVVWLGIASLAFYAYWHPTFLIILGISILLNYLIACLIVRRIPNSIGTHIWLALAICANLGALCYFKYLFPFLIFVTSFTHTNHDWGRVLLPLGISFFTFTQIAYLVDLQQNAAELQDFSSYMLFVTFFPHLIAGPILHHKSIMPQFAEGRDYRLNADDVAVGFSWFIMGLFKKVMLADNFISAVDPAFAAPGGVSRLAGLIAILSYALQLYFDFSGYSDMALGLARMFSIQFPLNFASPYKASNIIDFWNRWHMTLTQYITSYVFTPVQKLIREHRQKQGLAVNRKALNTVSGFANMIAIPTLFTMGIAGIWHGAGSRFIIYGLLHGGYITSAHAWRITRTKRPNLIPKWIGQQFRHIFSVGLTFFAVIVSQVFFRSSSTGNALLLLRNTFGFHHSQSSTAALSGFPLLSALALLVLGFIIVWLLPNTQQILINFKPSLALAESDAKPAVFTFRWSPTFLWAVMLSAALVISVSHFQDPSTFLYFQF; translated from the coding sequence ATGCTGTTTAACTCCTTCCCTTTTCTGTTCATCTTTCTCCCCATTGCTCTGCTTGGGTATCAGATTGCGGGACGTCTTCATCGTCGTGGAGTTGTTGTTTGGTTGGGCATTGCTTCGCTCGCTTTTTACGCCTATTGGCATCCAACATTTCTGATTATTCTTGGCATCTCGATCCTGCTCAACTACCTCATCGCGTGTCTGATCGTGCGACGTATCCCAAACTCAATCGGCACTCATATCTGGCTCGCGCTCGCGATCTGCGCGAATCTTGGGGCGCTCTGCTACTTCAAGTATCTCTTTCCGTTTCTCATCTTCGTGACTTCCTTCACCCACACAAACCACGATTGGGGCCGCGTCTTGCTCCCGCTCGGCATTTCCTTTTTTACCTTTACTCAGATCGCGTATCTTGTCGATCTCCAGCAGAATGCCGCTGAACTTCAAGACTTCTCCAGTTACATGCTTTTCGTTACCTTCTTCCCCCACCTGATTGCAGGCCCGATCCTTCACCACAAATCGATCATGCCCCAATTCGCGGAGGGCAGAGACTATCGACTCAACGCGGATGACGTAGCCGTCGGCTTCTCGTGGTTCATCATGGGACTGTTCAAGAAGGTCATGCTGGCCGATAACTTCATATCGGCCGTTGACCCTGCATTCGCTGCACCAGGTGGAGTGTCCCGGCTCGCGGGATTGATCGCAATCCTCTCCTATGCACTTCAGCTTTACTTTGATTTTTCAGGATACTCGGATATGGCCCTCGGGCTGGCTCGAATGTTCTCCATCCAATTTCCACTCAATTTTGCATCACCCTACAAAGCCTCCAATATCATCGATTTCTGGAATAGGTGGCATATGACTCTTACCCAGTACATAACCAGCTATGTCTTCACTCCGGTTCAAAAACTGATCAGGGAGCACCGCCAAAAACAAGGACTCGCCGTCAATCGAAAAGCGCTCAATACTGTATCCGGGTTCGCCAATATGATCGCAATTCCCACACTGTTTACTATGGGGATCGCGGGCATCTGGCATGGAGCAGGATCTCGATTCATCATCTACGGCCTGCTTCACGGAGGCTACATCACTTCGGCTCATGCTTGGAGGATTACACGGACAAAGAGACCCAATCTAATACCGAAATGGATTGGGCAACAGTTCCGTCACATCTTTTCCGTAGGCCTTACTTTCTTCGCGGTCATAGTAAGCCAGGTTTTCTTTCGATCGAGCAGCACAGGAAATGCGCTTCTTCTACTCAGAAACACCTTTGGTTTCCACCATAGTCAGAGCTCGACGGCCGCGCTTTCTGGCTTCCCGCTCCTAAGTGCCCTGGCCTTATTGGTTTTGGGATTTATAATCGTCTGGCTTCTACCCAACACCCAGCAAATCCTGATCAATTTCAAGCCTTCATTGGCTCTGGCCGAGTCGGACGCAAAACCTGCCGTATTCACATTTCGTTGGAGCCCCACCTTCCTCTGGGCGGTCATGCTGTCAGCCGCCCTGGTCATTTCGGTATCCCACTTTCAAGATCCATCAACATTTCTGTATTTCCAATTCTGA
- a CDS encoding HAD-IIIC family phosphatase, whose translation MLDFDFCSIDDILRNRKSIRRELSASDGLRELRIAVLGGSTTNEFVNLLEILLLASHFRPVFYQSEYGRFYEDAVYDPQTLIDFKPDLVYIHTSNRNIQNYPPLNCSEEQLAGCVASELERFQEIWSALDANVHCQIVQNNFEVSAYSFLGSLDASSSGGRGRFLSELNVAFAKAIAERSNTILQDIHSISAHVGLKRWFDWSRYFSYKLLYTAEANLEIARSLNAIVKAIYGKKRKVLVLDLDNTLWGGVIGDDGVDGLQLGRETPMGEAFIEFQEYCLGLRDRGVLLAVCSKNNDETARAGFMHPSSILKLEHISSFKANWDPKHENIRSIALELNLGLDSFVFIDDNPAEREIVRAQIPEVAVPDVGNDPVRYPAIIEAGRFFESISLSKEDLARATLYAQNSKRSVQAQKFSDYGEYLDSLEMIAEISTFKPVYLERIAQLTNKTNQFNLTTLRLSFSEIEAFSSDPAYIPLYGKLVDRFGDNGLISVVIGRIENTVLYVDLWLMSCRVLKRDMELAMLDALVEKANSHKLESIVGYYIPTSKNTMVENFYQGLGFEPDTGEGMEYPDKRTVWRLNLAGYTKRNTHSKTKEYGNA comes from the coding sequence ATGCTTGATTTCGACTTCTGCTCCATTGACGACATCCTCCGAAACCGGAAAAGTATTCGAAGAGAACTCTCAGCGTCGGACGGCCTGCGGGAACTCAGAATCGCTGTACTTGGAGGATCGACAACGAACGAGTTCGTCAATCTCCTTGAGATCCTGCTGCTTGCCAGTCATTTCCGGCCGGTCTTTTATCAGTCGGAGTATGGGAGATTCTATGAGGACGCAGTCTATGATCCTCAGACGCTTATCGACTTTAAGCCCGATCTGGTCTATATCCACACCTCAAATCGAAACATTCAGAACTACCCCCCTCTAAATTGCTCAGAGGAACAGCTCGCTGGCTGCGTAGCGAGCGAACTGGAGCGATTCCAGGAGATTTGGAGTGCTTTGGACGCGAATGTTCATTGCCAGATTGTGCAAAATAATTTTGAGGTCTCTGCTTATAGCTTTCTGGGAAGTCTGGATGCATCGTCGAGTGGGGGCAGAGGCCGATTCCTCTCAGAACTCAATGTGGCCTTTGCAAAAGCTATTGCCGAGCGTTCCAACACGATTCTGCAAGACATCCATAGCATCTCCGCTCATGTAGGCCTCAAGCGCTGGTTCGACTGGAGCCGCTACTTTAGTTACAAACTGCTATACACAGCTGAAGCAAATCTTGAAATAGCACGTTCATTAAATGCGATTGTCAAAGCGATCTACGGAAAGAAGCGCAAGGTTCTTGTGCTTGATCTTGACAATACATTATGGGGCGGAGTCATCGGCGATGACGGAGTCGACGGTCTTCAGCTAGGTCGCGAGACCCCCATGGGAGAGGCCTTCATCGAATTTCAGGAGTACTGCCTGGGGCTTCGCGATCGAGGGGTGTTGTTAGCGGTTTGTTCAAAAAATAATGACGAGACCGCAAGAGCCGGCTTTATGCACCCAAGCTCTATCCTGAAGCTGGAACACATATCCAGTTTCAAGGCTAATTGGGATCCAAAACATGAAAACATCCGCTCGATAGCTTTGGAACTAAATCTTGGCTTGGATAGTTTCGTCTTTATTGACGACAATCCTGCGGAACGTGAGATCGTCAGAGCCCAGATACCAGAGGTTGCAGTGCCTGATGTAGGGAACGATCCCGTACGTTATCCTGCAATCATAGAAGCCGGTCGCTTCTTCGAATCAATTTCACTTTCGAAAGAGGATCTTGCCCGAGCCACCCTGTACGCGCAAAACTCGAAGCGTTCCGTTCAGGCGCAAAAGTTTTCTGATTATGGAGAGTATCTCGATTCGCTGGAAATGATAGCTGAGATTTCGACGTTCAAACCGGTATACCTTGAACGCATAGCTCAACTAACAAATAAGACGAATCAGTTCAACTTGACGACGCTGCGTTTGAGCTTCAGTGAGATAGAAGCCTTCTCTTCCGACCCGGCCTACATTCCGTTGTACGGTAAGCTTGTAGATCGTTTCGGAGACAACGGGCTGATCTCGGTTGTTATAGGAAGAATAGAAAATACCGTTCTCTACGTCGACCTGTGGCTTATGAGTTGTCGAGTTTTGAAACGTGACATGGAGTTAGCGATGCTCGATGCCTTGGTTGAGAAAGCCAACTCTCATAAACTAGAGTCAATCGTCGGTTACTATATTCCAACGAGTAAGAATACGATGGTAGAAAATTTCTACCAGGGTCTAGGATTTGAGCCGGACACGGGCGAGGGGATGGAATACCCAGACAAACGTACCGTATGGCGCCTCAACCTGGCAGGTTATACAAAACGGAACACCCACAGTAAAACCAAGGAGTATGGAAATGCATAA
- a CDS encoding acyl carrier protein yields the protein MHNLTTDSVLDELQPIFQEALDKPNLTVTLSSNAMNTPDWDSLAHIEIIEMVERHYKIKFGLGELQDLKDVNDLVKLTIEKVAKL from the coding sequence ATGCATAATCTGACGACCGATAGTGTTCTCGATGAACTTCAACCAATCTTTCAAGAGGCGTTGGACAAGCCAAATCTCACCGTTACCCTCTCATCCAATGCGATGAACACCCCGGATTGGGACTCATTGGCTCATATTGAAATCATCGAGATGGTTGAACGCCACTACAAGATCAAGTTCGGTTTGGGCGAACTCCAGGACTTAAAGGATGTGAATGATCTTGTAAAACTAACCATCGAGAAGGTAGCTAAGCTTTAA
- a CDS encoding MaoC/PaaZ C-terminal domain-containing protein, producing the protein MRIDERIVGDEGQERFAAATGDRNPIHMDAVQARRTQAGLPVVHGMHTLLWALETLTTEDHIVRCPTRIKVKFLKWVYLGDMAEIILVSSVESILRFRVEVAGMSTLSAEIHFGASSADQQIELEDIHSRSAQTPLEAPRNLDLAELEKISGNAFVATKQDMRQMFPDLCDLVEARTVAELAACSYVVGMEAPGLYSTFSKLDLEIGLTPTGGAGESLSFNVARVDERFRKAQIHVIGSNIDGFLDTFVRTPPVEQATMPELASRVRPEEFADMRALIIGGSRGLGELTAKLIGAGGGSSTITYTLGKLEAGKVIDQIRSAGKQIEMLPYDVRKPAASQLSLLNGPITHLFYFATNAIFRPKGEVMSSSILADFSVFYIQGFYDLCKELVGSEKTYVSAKAPLAVYYPSSIAVEERPAGMTEYSMIKAAGEILCDDMNQHMPGLHIITTRLPRLRTDQTAGVLPEREQDPVDILLPILRKLSSSAGVKA; encoded by the coding sequence ATGAGAATTGATGAGCGAATTGTGGGTGATGAAGGCCAGGAAAGATTTGCTGCGGCTACGGGAGATCGCAATCCCATACATATGGATGCGGTTCAAGCTCGGCGCACACAGGCCGGTCTGCCAGTAGTGCATGGCATGCATACGCTGCTTTGGGCTCTGGAGACGCTGACCACGGAAGACCACATCGTTCGATGCCCAACCCGTATCAAAGTGAAATTCTTGAAATGGGTTTATCTCGGAGATATGGCCGAGATCATTCTGGTCTCCTCCGTGGAGTCGATTCTCCGCTTCAGGGTAGAGGTGGCGGGCATGAGCACGCTAAGCGCTGAAATACACTTCGGAGCTTCTAGTGCGGATCAACAAATAGAGCTGGAAGACATACACTCACGGTCGGCGCAAACACCTCTCGAGGCTCCACGCAATCTTGATCTGGCTGAGTTGGAGAAAATAAGTGGGAATGCGTTTGTAGCTACGAAACAAGATATGCGTCAAATGTTTCCCGATCTCTGTGACTTAGTTGAAGCCCGAACGGTAGCCGAGTTAGCTGCCTGCTCGTATGTCGTTGGGATGGAAGCTCCCGGCCTGTATTCGACTTTTTCAAAGCTTGATCTTGAAATCGGTTTGACGCCGACGGGTGGCGCCGGAGAGTCGCTCTCCTTCAACGTAGCTCGGGTGGACGAACGCTTTCGTAAGGCGCAGATTCACGTCATTGGATCAAACATAGATGGTTTTTTGGACACGTTCGTCAGAACGCCCCCAGTTGAACAGGCCACCATGCCAGAACTCGCGAGCCGGGTGCGTCCCGAAGAATTCGCCGATATGAGAGCGCTCATCATTGGGGGGTCTCGAGGGCTGGGAGAACTCACGGCCAAACTCATCGGCGCTGGTGGCGGCTCATCAACTATTACCTATACCCTGGGGAAACTAGAAGCCGGTAAGGTCATCGATCAGATTCGCAGCGCCGGCAAGCAAATAGAAATGCTGCCCTACGACGTTCGCAAGCCTGCTGCATCTCAACTTTCTCTTCTCAATGGCCCAATCACTCATTTGTTTTATTTTGCTACGAACGCTATCTTCCGTCCCAAGGGAGAGGTGATGTCCTCCTCGATCCTCGCTGATTTTTCTGTGTTTTATATACAAGGCTTCTACGACTTATGTAAGGAGCTTGTAGGGTCCGAAAAAACATACGTCTCCGCAAAAGCTCCGCTGGCTGTTTATTATCCTTCGTCAATTGCAGTTGAGGAACGGCCTGCTGGAATGACCGAATACTCAATGATCAAGGCCGCGGGAGAGATCCTGTGTGACGATATGAACCAGCATATGCCGGGGCTGCACATCATCACGACACGCTTGCCCAGACTACGAACGGATCAGACTGCGGGAGTACTTCCTGAACGCGAACAAGATCCCGTCGATATTCTGCTGCCCATTCTCCGTAAGCTTTCCTCCTCTGCGGGCGTTAAAGCTTAG